The Sesamum indicum cultivar Zhongzhi No. 13 linkage group LG6, S_indicum_v1.0, whole genome shotgun sequence genome has a segment encoding these proteins:
- the LOC105163676 gene encoding calcium-dependent protein kinase 34 gives MGSCCARGTTDDAPAQPAGDNSTAHANEGATANPSSTPPRTPPPASPNHSSKPAKPTPVGPVLGRPMEDVRSTYTMGKELGRGQFGVTHLCTHKQTGEQFACKTIAKRKLANKEDIEDVRREVQIMHHLTGQPNVVELKGAFEDKHSVHLVMELCAGGELFDRIIARGHYTERAAASLLRTIVQIVHTCHSMGVIHRDLKPENFLLLNKDENSPLKATDFGLSVFYKEGEVFKDIVGSAYYIAPEVLKRRYGPEIDIWSIGVMLYILLSGVPPFWAESENGIFNAILRGHVDFSSDPWPSISNGAKDLVRKMLHTDPKQRLTAFQVLNHPWIKEDGEAPDVPLDNAVLNRLKQFRAMNQFKKVALRVIAGCLSEEEIMGLKEMFKGMDSDNSGTITLEELKRGLAKQGTKLSEYEVKQLMEAADADGNGTIDYEEFITATMHMNRMDKEEHLYTAFQYFDKDKSGYITVEELEQALREFGMDDGKDIKDIISEVDSDNDGRINYDEFAAMMRKGNPDTAVNPKKRREGVFTS, from the exons ATGGGTAGCTGCTGCGCCCGGGGCACCACCGATGATGCTCCAGCGCAACCCGCCGGCGACAACTCCACCGCCCACGCCAATGAGGGAGCAACAGCCAACCCCTCCTCCACCCCACCACGCACGCCGCCCCCCGCCTCCCCCAACCACTCCTCCAAGCCTGCTAAGCCCACCCCAGTAGGCCCCGTGCTCGGCCGCCCCATGGAGGACGTTCGCTCCACCTACACCATGGGGAAGGAGCTGGGCAGAGGCCAGTTTGGCGTCACCCATCTCTGCACTCACAAGCAAACCGGCGAACAATTCGCCTGCAAGACCATCGCCAAGAGGAAGCTGGCGAACAAGGAAGACATCGAGGACGTTAGGCGGGAGGTCCAGATTATGCACCACCTCACGGGGCAGCCCAATGTTGTCGAGCTCAAAGGGGCTTTCGAAGACAAGCATTCCGTGCACCTGGTCATGGAGCTTTGCGCCGGCGGCGAGCTCTTCGACCGGATTATTGCCAGAGGGCATTACACGGAACGCGCCGCCGCGTCGCTGCTTAGGACTATTGTACAAATTGTGCATACCTGTCATTCCATGGGGGTTATTCACAGGGATCTCAAGCCTGAGAATTTCTTGCTGTTGAATAAGGATGAGAATTCGCCTCTCAAGGCCACAGATTTTGGCCTCTCCGTATTCTATAAAGAAG GAGAAGTTTTCAAAGACATTGTGGGTAGTGCTTATTACATAGCTCCGGAAGTCTTGAAGCGAAGATACGGACCAGAAATTGATATCTGGAGTATTGGGGTCATGCTGTATATCCTTCTGTCTGGAGTTCCTCCTTTCTGGGCAG AATCGGAGAACGGAATATTCAATGCGATTTTACGTGGACATGTTGATTTTAGTAGCGACCCATGGCCTTCAATTTCCAATGGAGCAAAGGACCTTGTTCGGAAGATGTTGCATACAGATCCCAAGCAAAGGCTGACAGCATTCCAAGTGCTAA ATCATCCCTGGATCAAGGAGGATGGAGAGGCACCCGATGTTCCTCTTGACAATGCTGTTCTGAATAGGCTCAAACAGTTCAGAGCTATGAATCAGTTCAAGAAAGTTGCACTCCGG GTTATCGCGGGCTGCCTGTCAGAGGAAGAAATCATGGGACTGAAAGAAATGTTCAAGGGAATGGACAGTGATAACAGTGGAACAATTACTCTTGAAGAGCTAAAGCGAGGTTTGGCCAAGCAAGGTACGAAGCTGTCTGAATATGAAGTGAAGCAGTTAATGGAAGCT GCTGATGCTGATGGCAATGGAACAATAGACTACGAAGAATTCATCACAGCAACGATGCATATGAACAGAATGGACAAAGAAGAGCATCTTTACACCGCATTCCAGTATTTTGATAAAGACAAGAGCGG GTACATTACAGTAGAAGAACTAGAGCAGGCTCTCCGAGAGTTTGGCATGGATGATGGCAAGGACATAAAGGATATCATCAGTGAAGTTGATTCTGATAAC GATGGCCGGATCAACTATGATGAATTTGCAGCCATGATGAGAAAAGGTAATCCAGATACGGCAGTGAACCCCAAGAAGCGGAGAGAAGGCGTCTTCACTTCATAG